In Camelina sativa cultivar DH55 chromosome 13, Cs, whole genome shotgun sequence, the genomic window GGTTTCCTGAGTCTGGTGAAGAGAGGTTCTGTGCCCTAGAAAAATGGGGAGGCGTGAGGTGTTGGATTctggaagagaagaggagaCTTGAGTTTTGGGTTTGGGAATGTGGTGAATGTTATAAGATTGAAGTTAGGTTTGAGGATATTGTTGAAACTCTTGGCTGCGTTGTTAATGGTGACGCCTCTGAGATTAATGCGTTTCTTCTGAGGGTAACAAAAACGTTTCTTTCCccttaaaattttcttattcattttgATAATGTGAGTATGTGTTGAATTCATTGAGGAGTTAGGTTCTGTGAAAATGATTCAAGAttggatttttggattttaggagTTATGGATGTTGTTGTTTGAAGTTTCAGCTTAGATTTCACATACAGATGTTAGATCACTTACAAGGTTGATGCTTGGTTCTGTGACAGCTTTATGGTTTGATCAACCTGCATGAGATAGGATTGGATTCAAGATTGGAATTTTGGAGATATATTTAGAAACTTGGTTACTCATATGCGTTATGGTCTTATGGAGGTTGTTTTTTGAAGTTTCAGCATAAATTTCACACACAGATGTTAGATTACTGACAATGTTGGTCAGTTGATGCATGATTGGTTCTTTGAATCTTTCTTTGATAGCTTTATGGTTTGATCAACCTGCATGATTGGTCTTACCTTGGTCtctcttctgatttcttttgtttacctgttgttttgtttccagCTGAAATATGGACCAAAGGTATTTAAAAGAGTAACAGGACCTCACATAGCCGCAAAGTTTAAATCTGATCGGTACCGTTTCTGCAAGGATGATTTTGATTTCATGTGGGTTCGCACAACTGATTTCTCTGGTTCAAAGTCAATCGGTACATCAACTTGCTTTTTTTTGGAGGTAGAGAATGGCTCCAAGATGTTAGACATTTTCTCGTGGTTGCCTTACTACAGAGAAGGCACTTTGAGTCTAACCACTGTGGATGGGAAAGCGTTTGCCTCTTCATGTCAAATTGTTCCCCTCTTGAATGCTGCCAATCTGGGGTTAGAGTTTCCATATGAGATCCTTTTCCAACTCAATTCGCTGGTtcacaataaaaaaatcagtctTTTTGCTGCATCAAATATGGAACTGATCAACATCCTTCGTGGGTTGAGATTGGAAACCGCATTGGTTATCCTCAAGAAACTTCACCAGCAAAGCTCTATATGTTATGATCCTGTCTCCTTTGTCAAGACTCAGATGCAATCCCCGGTTAAGAAGATGAAGCATTCCCCTGCATCAGCTAATACAAGACTGACCGAGCAGAATATCATGAGTTGTCAGAGAGCCTACGTTACACCCTCAAAGATTTATCTGTTGGGTCCAGAGCTTGAGAAAGCTAACTATGTTGTGAAGAACTTTGCAGAGCATGTCTCAGATTTCATGAGAATTACTTTTGTGGAAGAAGATTGGAGCAAGATTCCAGCAAATGCTCTTTCTGTGAACTCCAAGGAAGGCTATTTTGTGAAGCCCTTTAGAACCAACATTTATAACAGGGTGTTGTCAATCCTTGGAGAAGGGATCACTGTTGGGCCTAAGAGGTTTGAGTTCTTGGCTTTTTCAGCCAGCCAACTGCGAGGAAACTCAGTCTGGATGTTTGCTTCTAACGAGAAAGTTAAAGCAGAAGATATAAGAGAATGGATGGGTTGTTTCCGTAAAATCCGAAGCATCTCCAAATGTGCTGCTAGGATGGGTCAGTTGTTCAGTGCTTCACGGCAGACAGTTACTGTCCGTGCACAAGATGTGGAGCAGATTCCTGACATTGAAGTGACTACTGATGGTGCTGATTACTGCTTCTCGGATGGCATTGGGAAAATTTCATTGGCATTTGCTAGGCAAGTTGCTCAGAAGTGTGGGCTTGATTATGTCCCTTCTGCATTTCAAATTCGATACGGTGGCTACAAAGGTGTGATCGCCGTTGACCGCAGTTCCTTCAGAAAGATGTCTCTGCGTGATAGTATGCTAAAGTTTGACTCAAACAACAGGATGCTTAACGTAACCAGGTGGACAGAGTCGATGCCTTGCTTCCTAAACCGGGAGATCATTTGCCTTTTGTCGACTCTTGGAATAGAAGATGAAGTGTTTGAGGCGATGCAAGCGTTGCATTTATCTATGCTGGGGAACATGCTTGAAGACCGCAATGCAGCACTTAATGTGCTGCAGAAATTGAGCGGAGAAAATTCCAAGAATCTGCTAGTTAAGATGCTGCTACAAGGATACGCACCGAGCTCAGAACCGTACCTCTCAATGATGCTTCGTGTACACCACGAGAGCCAGCTTTCTGAACTAAAGAGTAGGTGCAGGATACTTGTACCGAAAGGACGGATCTTGATCGGTTGCATGGATGAAATGGGTATCCTGGAGTATGGCCAAGTGTATGTTCGTGTAACCCTGACTGAAGCGGAACTGAAATCTCGTGAACAGAGTTACTTCCGCAAGGTTAATGAGGAAACATCTGTGGTGATTGGGAAAGTAGTCGTTACGAAAAACCCATGTCTTCACCCTGGAGATATCAGAGTTCTTGACGCTATATATGAGGTCAGTTTCGAAGAAAAGGGATTTGTCGACTGCATCATCTTTCCTCAGAAGGGAGAAAGGTATATGTTAAATCAATCCTTTAAAGCTATGCACCAACAACATAGAAACCATATGCTTTTGATTCTTAGACTCCGCTTAGTTGATAACTTCTTTCTACTTTGGTTTTTGTTGACTCTACAGGCCACATCCCAATGAATGTTCTGGTGGTGATCTCGACGGAGACCAGTTTTTTGTTAGTTGGGATGAGAAGCTTATACCAAGCCAAATGGACCCTCCAATGGACTACGCTGCTAGCAGACCTCGTATAATGGATCATGATGTCACCCTAGAGGTTAGTTTCTTGGAAAGGCTATGATGATGTGAAAGTTTCCTAAATTCCTAGTCTTTGGAACAAAAGCTGATTCCCTTTCTTTCACTCTGCTTTGTTAGGAAATCCACAAATTTTTTGTGGACTATATGATAAGCGACACGCTGGGAGTGATCTCAACTGCACATTTGGTTCATGCAGACCGCGACCCTGAAAAAGCCAGGAGCCAGAAATGTCTAGAGTTAGCGCATCTTCACTCTAGGGCTGTTGATTTTGCCAAAACTGGAGCTCCAGCGGAGATGCCTTACGCCTTAAAGCCCAGAGAGTTCCCTGATTTCCTGGAACGGTTCGAGAAACCAACATACATCTCTGAGTCTGTGTTTGGGAAACTTTACCGTGCTGTGAAAAGCTCGTTAGCACAAAGGAAGCCAGAAGCTGAGAGCGAGGACACGATAGCTTATGATTCCACACTTGAAGAAGCTGGCTATGAGAGCTTTATAGAGACAGCCAAAACCCACAGAGACATGTATGCTGAGAAACTGACCTCGTTGATGATATACTACGGAGCTGTAAACGAAGAAGAGATCCTCACAGGCATTTTGAAAACTAAGGAGATGTATCTGGCGAGAGATAACCGGAGGTATGGTGATATGAAGGATAGAATCACCTTGTCTGTGAAGGATTTGCAGAGAGAGGCCTTGGGATGGTTCGAGAAAAGCTGCGAggagaaacaagagaagaagaagctagccTCGGCTTGGTACTACGTAACATACAACCCGAGCCAGGTCGATGAGAAGTTGAAATTCCTGAGTTTTCCGTGGATCGTTGGTGACATTTTGCTAGAGATTAAGGCTGAAAATGCACAGAGTCAGAGCGGTGAAGACCAAACAAATGGACTTGTATCCGTTTGATTACCCTATCCCCTATCTATCTATCACTCGTTGCTGTTAGTATAATTGCTAGATTAAGACAATTGAGACCATAACAGAACGTCGCTTGTATATGCGTCACTCAAAATTATCCAAGACTAAtgactaattaattatattatgtgTCATTTTGTTATTTCGAATGTGAGATTATGGCACAAGCTAACAGTACAAATCTCCCACACTCTTTCACCTGCATACAAAAGTAGACATAAGCTGCTTTGTTGAATAGAACATCATCTTGATCTTATTCTAAATGGgggaaaaacaagaacaagatgaTAGGCAAATAAATAAATGCCAAAAttatgcttttaaaattttgtttcttttgctacATGTTGATAACTgaataaacatacaaaaagaaaaacggaaaTTTACACCCCAAATGCGACAATTACTTTACACAGTAGAATCAATGCAaagttggagatttttttttggccaaaccgaaaagagtttattttttgagttttttaagaGTTCTACCACATTATTAGTATCACTGTAGTTTCTAAACTTACCACATTCCTTCTATTCTTTTCTAGTTAAGCGTGAGAAACAAAGTTATGAGAGTTGACCTCCATCATTCAAACCATAGCAAAATCCAAAGTAAAAGGAATCTCTCTCCCCACCATCTTCTTTTTCCTGTTCTCTCTTTAGAAAAACACCATCGATTTGATTTTTCGGATCTCGTTCTCCATGTTAACTTTTTTTGCAATCTCTTTTCTGTTTACCATGTAGTCCAGCGACACTCTTACAGACCCAAGTTCTATCTACATCTCATTTGATGAAGCTTTTACCCCTAGATCTACCTCAAGTCTTCAGATCTGCATCAATTCAAATTTCTGCTGAAGCTCCCTTGAAGTCTCTTTGCAGCATGTCTACGCTGTCCCCTTCCTCTCCGGTAATGAGTCCCTCAACTCTGATCATCCGCTCATTGCTGTGTAGCCGCCACACTATGCCATGAGATTGTTGCAAAAGGACATTAGATTTTCTGAAAATGGGCCATGATGTTTTTTTGTCCATCATgttacacatattttttttggtctacaACATTTTGTTGTCtaatgtaatatttttgtctACTATCCAGAATCTTGTCTACAGAAATATTTGTCTACCGTAATATTTGTAATGGAAAATTTATAAGTAATGTCTATCGTTTATTAGTTTACGACACACTAATTTAGTGAAGGTAGACAAACTTATGtcaatataattattgtttgcagAATAAATATTGTCCACAGCTTAAATTATCTATATGCTCAACTTGTCTACAGAACATAATTTGTCTACAACCTCAACAAATTGGAATTTGTCTACccataaaaaatcaaacatgatttttcttttgttatgtcAAGTAACACAAAGGTAGAATGGAAAAAGAGTTTATGATTGTGGTAGAATTGAAAAGTTTTATATTGAATGTGGTAGATTAGACTAAATTcccttattttttctttacctttctCTTGTAATTAACCATGTTGTTTGTTATTATGTGAAAATATGTTGATTAGTTCGTAACTACAGTTGCACTTCCACCGGTCATCTACCATACCCAAAATATGTAACTAGTTAATGTAATTATTGTCTATAATTCAtgcttattagttattaatGTACTGTGAGTGACATAGTTAATGTAATTGTTgtctataattctatatatctcctatatattaatagagaaacattctTAAAAAATTATGCTGATGTTAATGTTAATAATCCTCATTAGCTAATTATCCTCATTATTCATTAGTTAATTACACCGCTTAGCTAATTATCCTCATTATTCATTTAGCTAATGTTAATTACATTTCATGCAATtagatatttcattaaaaataaattaaaacagttttttattttctaaatttaatgaTGTGCAACTCTTTTCCTAACATACTTTTATAAACATTTCAAAACTAACATATAAAATCcatgtttaatttaattagtaaaaattgtagtattcatatttttacattaaaatatcaaacatacattctttaaaatacaaaaatgattaaattctcTTTGAATGTGTATTATACTTcttaataaaacaacaaattgaATTCATTTTATTAAAAGGTTTTTCAAACCTATTACATAATtgttgaatattaatattaaaatacaaagatatagttatatattgttaaatatTTAGCAATTCATTTCTGATTATTCATTCGTgattaaaatatctatattaaaaatacaagCAACATTAGAGATAATACAATTCTGACCTATTCAAAAGTTAAGAATAATTGTAAGATAGAATACGTATatgtcaaataaataaaattataaactcaaaatatatgtcaaaatttagagttatATATACGTCAGCGCGACGCGCAGAATCTGTACCTAGTTacgtaaatatattttataagatattGTGAAAGGTAACATAGACAAAAATCAAGAATATTATGTTACTAGAAAAAATCTCTAGTGCAAATACCACATAAATCGTATGACGACTCGTATATATAAAAACTGATgatatttcttaaaatatttttgattaatgattttttttttctactt contains:
- the LOC104737110 gene encoding RNA-dependent RNA polymerase 2-like — translated: MVSEMKKSPTVKVSNVPQTIVADELLRFLELHLGEDTVFALEIPTTRENWKPRDFARVQFSTLEVKSRAQLLSSQSKLLFKTHNLRLSEAYDDIIPRPVDPRRRLEDVVLTVGFPESGEERFCALEKWGGVRCWILEEKRRLEFWVWECGECYKIEVRFEDIVETLGCVVNGDASEINAFLLRLKYGPKVFKRVTGPHIAAKFKSDRYRFCKDDFDFMWVRTTDFSGSKSIGTSTCFFLEVENGSKMLDIFSWLPYYREGTLSLTTVDGKAFASSCQIVPLLNAANLGLEFPYEILFQLNSLVHNKKISLFAASNMELINILRGLRLETALVILKKLHQQSSICYDPVSFVKTQMQSPVKKMKHSPASANTRLTEQNIMSCQRAYVTPSKIYLLGPELEKANYVVKNFAEHVSDFMRITFVEEDWSKIPANALSVNSKEGYFVKPFRTNIYNRVLSILGEGITVGPKRFEFLAFSASQLRGNSVWMFASNEKVKAEDIREWMGCFRKIRSISKCAARMGQLFSASRQTVTVRAQDVEQIPDIEVTTDGADYCFSDGIGKISLAFARQVAQKCGLDYVPSAFQIRYGGYKGVIAVDRSSFRKMSLRDSMLKFDSNNRMLNVTRWTESMPCFLNREIICLLSTLGIEDEVFEAMQALHLSMLGNMLEDRNAALNVLQKLSGENSKNLLVKMLLQGYAPSSEPYLSMMLRVHHESQLSELKSRCRILVPKGRILIGCMDEMGILEYGQVYVRVTLTEAELKSREQSYFRKVNEETSVVIGKVVVTKNPCLHPGDIRVLDAIYEVSFEEKGFVDCIIFPQKGERPHPNECSGGDLDGDQFFVSWDEKLIPSQMDPPMDYAASRPRIMDHDVTLEEIHKFFVDYMISDTLGVISTAHLVHADRDPEKARSQKCLELAHLHSRAVDFAKTGAPAEMPYALKPREFPDFLERFEKPTYISESVFGKLYRAVKSSLAQRKPEAESEDTIAYDSTLEEAGYESFIETAKTHRDMYAEKLTSLMIYYGAVNEEEILTGILKTKEMYLARDNRRYGDMKDRITLSVKDLQREALGWFEKSCEEKQEKKKLASAWYYVTYNPSQVDEKLKFLSFPWIVGDILLEIKAENAQSQSGEDQTNGLVSV